A stretch of Mesorhizobium sp. M2A.F.Ca.ET.046.03.2.1 DNA encodes these proteins:
- a CDS encoding ABC transporter substrate-binding protein, whose protein sequence is MSFSIIINRRRFLQAASTALAAGALPSIASNKASAQTPGELRVLVYGGDTGKAMIEAYVKPFEAETGIKMTPITDQGDRASIEMMVAQNNVTVDVVTANQGSSFELSQKGLFEPIDYSIYRNEDLDGLADFAKQPFGVANVVYAFVMVYNTEKFPAGKLRPTTWAEFWDVNSFPGVRSLVSGQYGSEGPWEEALLADGVNPKDIYPMDLDRVFKSLDRIKPDIRKWWGTGSEIQQMMHDKAVDLVNAYDGRAGTLIKQGAPLEINRNQAKITWDYWQIVKGSPNAHAAQQFVAFTARADRQAAFSQLMPFGPSNLNAFKVLPEDIGRSLASHPDYLRSSVLIDSKWYAEKGSDGLTNTEKLVQRWNEWILL, encoded by the coding sequence ATGAGCTTCTCTATTATCATTAACCGCAGGCGTTTCCTGCAGGCAGCATCAACCGCCTTGGCTGCCGGCGCACTTCCTTCCATTGCCAGTAACAAGGCATCGGCGCAGACTCCTGGCGAACTGCGCGTCCTTGTCTACGGTGGCGATACCGGAAAGGCGATGATTGAGGCCTATGTAAAACCATTTGAAGCCGAAACAGGCATTAAGATGACCCCGATTACCGATCAGGGCGACCGGGCATCGATCGAGATGATGGTTGCGCAGAATAACGTCACCGTCGATGTTGTCACCGCTAACCAGGGATCTTCGTTCGAGTTGTCCCAAAAGGGTCTTTTTGAGCCGATCGATTATTCTATTTACAGGAATGAAGACCTAGACGGGCTCGCCGACTTCGCAAAGCAGCCGTTTGGCGTAGCTAACGTAGTTTATGCGTTCGTCATGGTCTACAATACCGAAAAATTCCCAGCGGGTAAGCTGCGGCCGACCACATGGGCGGAATTCTGGGACGTGAACAGTTTCCCGGGTGTCCGCAGTCTTGTCAGCGGCCAATATGGTTCAGAAGGCCCTTGGGAGGAAGCCCTTCTCGCCGATGGCGTAAATCCAAAGGATATATATCCTATGGACCTAGATCGTGTTTTCAAAAGTTTGGACAGAATAAAGCCCGATATTCGCAAATGGTGGGGAACAGGGTCCGAAATCCAGCAGATGATGCATGACAAGGCAGTAGATCTTGTAAATGCCTATGATGGTAGGGCCGGCACGTTGATCAAGCAGGGAGCACCGCTTGAAATTAATCGTAACCAGGCGAAAATAACTTGGGACTACTGGCAGATTGTGAAGGGGTCTCCTAACGCGCACGCTGCGCAACAGTTTGTCGCATTTACCGCGCGCGCCGACCGTCAGGCAGCATTTTCACAACTCATGCCGTTCGGCCCGAGCAACCTCAACGCGTTCAAGGTTCTACCGGAAGATATTGGGCGCTCGCTGGCCAGCCACCCCGACTACCTGAGGTCAAGTGTGCTAATCGACTCGAAATGGTACGCCGAGAAGGGATCGGACGGGCTCACGAACACCGAAAAGCTGGTCCAGCGCTGGAACGAGTGGATCCTGCTTTAA
- a CDS encoding ABC transporter ATP-binding protein, whose amino-acid sequence MNAPVRTLHPLAKDRPLEKLALSEQIEFRNVTKLYGQVIAVRSLSLTVGRGEFLTILGPSGSGKTTTLMLLAGFEAPTEGDIRIAGKSVASVPSYRRDQGVVFQSYALFPHLTVRRNLEFPLEMRGIRSAERAARAERILSRVHLDGLGDRMPSQLSGGQQQRVALARALIADPPILLLDEPLGALDRNLREQMQGEIKGLHKEFGITTVCVTHDQEEALTLSDRIVVMNAGRIEQTDTPEALYDRPVSRFVANFLGDANILDDPSFAVESDTPQPDGTVAMIRPERIRISAPGATKSADADQRQHVAGTVTDMIYAGPLRRYHVAVGDNDVVIREHVAAGRQIFQIGDTIQLDWLRSDIRFVTT is encoded by the coding sequence ATGAATGCACCAGTCAGAACGCTGCATCCGCTAGCTAAGGATAGACCATTGGAGAAACTCGCTCTTTCCGAGCAAATCGAATTTCGGAACGTCACCAAATTATACGGTCAGGTCATTGCGGTCAGGAGCCTGTCGTTGACCGTTGGGCGCGGCGAGTTCCTCACGATCCTTGGTCCGAGCGGTTCTGGCAAGACGACGACACTCATGCTGCTGGCGGGGTTCGAGGCGCCTACCGAAGGTGATATCCGCATCGCTGGGAAGTCCGTCGCCTCGGTACCTTCCTATCGGCGCGATCAGGGCGTCGTCTTCCAAAGCTATGCGCTCTTCCCGCACCTCACCGTTCGCCGCAACCTTGAATTTCCGCTCGAGATGCGCGGCATCAGGTCGGCTGAGCGGGCCGCGAGAGCCGAACGCATCCTGTCACGTGTCCATTTGGACGGCTTGGGTGACCGCATGCCATCACAGCTCAGCGGTGGGCAGCAGCAGCGCGTGGCGCTCGCCCGGGCCCTCATAGCCGACCCTCCAATCTTGTTGCTAGACGAGCCGTTGGGAGCACTAGACCGTAACTTGCGTGAGCAAATGCAGGGTGAGATCAAGGGGCTTCACAAAGAGTTCGGAATCACTACGGTGTGTGTCACACACGACCAGGAGGAGGCGCTCACGCTTTCCGATCGGATCGTGGTGATGAACGCTGGACGAATTGAGCAAACTGACACGCCTGAGGCGCTATATGACCGTCCTGTCTCCCGGTTTGTCGCGAATTTCCTTGGGGACGCCAACATCCTCGATGATCCGTCATTCGCTGTTGAGTCGGATACGCCGCAACCGGACGGCACCGTCGCGATGATCCGGCCGGAACGTATACGGATCTCCGCCCCTGGCGCCACGAAGAGTGCCGACGCCGATCAGCGCCAGCATGTCGCCGGCACCGTGACCGATATGATCTATGCCGGCCCGCTGCGAAGATACCATGTGGCTGTCGGCGATAACGACGTGGTCATACGCGAACACGTCGCCGCGGGGCGTCAGATCTTCCAGATCGGGGACACCATTCAGCTCGACTGGTTGAGATCGGACATCCGCTTCGTCACGACGTGA
- a CDS encoding Xaa-Pro peptidase family protein, translating into MTIPKGVQAFPRTEYLRRLSAVKAEMEGRDVDVLLVLDASNITYLSGYTTPSGYVPQALVIDGVAEEPTFILRRCDAPAAMYECFMEQDKIIGYPEALIGNLANDGYDAVIDFLNEAGLAKRGLGIEMSSLPAATSEKFKSRLPEARVVDCTKLVSWLRLVKSDLEIEVMREAAAISDAAMKRASEVIRAGVAEADAAAEIAAALIRGANGKPGTALKAFYLCASPRIGTCHIPWTGDVFRDGSQINLELGGTRHGYSAGLMRTFSIGAPSERLRRIHEAQVEGLEAALAAVRPGSTCSEVANAFYKTLRKHGFEKETRCGYAHGIGWLEPTASLRDGDTTELKPNMTFHLMLGNWIEDDFGYVISETFRVAGTGAEVITNTPRKIFEI; encoded by the coding sequence CCAAAGGGTGTACAGGCATTTCCACGCACTGAATACCTGCGCCGGCTGTCCGCCGTGAAGGCTGAAATGGAGGGACGCGACGTGGACGTACTGCTCGTTTTGGACGCTTCCAATATCACTTATCTTTCAGGCTATACCACGCCGTCCGGATATGTTCCTCAGGCGCTTGTGATTGACGGGGTGGCTGAGGAGCCGACATTCATCCTTCGTCGTTGCGATGCGCCGGCGGCCATGTACGAATGTTTCATGGAACAGGATAAGATCATCGGCTACCCGGAAGCGCTCATTGGCAATCTAGCCAACGACGGATACGATGCCGTCATCGACTTCCTGAATGAAGCTGGTCTCGCGAAACGGGGGCTGGGTATCGAGATGTCGAGCCTGCCTGCAGCGACATCGGAAAAGTTCAAGTCACGGCTGCCTGAGGCTCGCGTTGTAGACTGCACCAAGCTTGTCAGCTGGCTCCGCCTAGTCAAATCCGATCTCGAAATAGAAGTCATGCGGGAAGCCGCCGCCATTTCCGACGCCGCGATGAAGCGCGCCAGCGAAGTCATACGTGCCGGTGTAGCGGAAGCCGACGCGGCGGCAGAGATCGCGGCGGCGTTAATCCGGGGAGCGAATGGAAAGCCGGGAACGGCGCTGAAGGCCTTCTATCTCTGCGCCTCGCCTCGGATAGGTACCTGTCACATTCCGTGGACGGGGGACGTGTTCCGCGACGGGTCCCAGATCAATCTCGAACTCGGCGGCACTCGCCATGGATATTCCGCGGGCCTCATGCGTACTTTCTCGATCGGCGCCCCGTCCGAACGCCTGCGCCGCATTCATGAGGCCCAGGTCGAAGGCCTTGAGGCGGCACTCGCCGCAGTCCGGCCGGGATCAACGTGCAGCGAAGTGGCCAACGCGTTCTACAAGACGCTCCGCAAACACGGTTTCGAAAAGGAAACGCGCTGCGGCTACGCGCACGGCATTGGCTGGCTCGAACCGACTGCAAGCCTCCGGGATGGCGACACGACTGAGCTGAAGCCGAACATGACCTTTCATTTGATGCTGGGCAACTGGATTGAGGACGACTTCGGTTACGTGATCAGCGAGACATTCCGGGTCGCCGGCACCGGCGCTGAGGTAATCACAAACACGCCGCGGAAGATCTTCGAAATCTGA
- a CDS encoding cyclase family protein produces the protein MGNRWNNKPEGANRGLFGADDEVGRLNLITDDIRLKAAAEIRTGRAFCLSLPLDLPGGTALNPNRKPPRRHVAIRKQGLPAVNYPLYLENTHYIDASCDDSVTLFTQYSTQWDALSHIGQHFNTDDDGTAEIVYYNGFRGGTDVLGPDAEGGARARRLGIDKFAETCVQGWGVLLDLGRIYGRDRTLVGYDALVRAMQTQSVKVEAGDILCVHTGFAKLVVDMDGSPDPRVLHNACAVLEGRDDRLLRWIDDCGIAALVADNFAVEAYPNRVPDGCDHCAGLPLHQHCLFKLGLDELWYLSDLAAWLRDHNLSRFFLTAPPLRLPGSFGLPLTPVATV, from the coding sequence GTGGGCAACCGATGGAACAATAAGCCGGAAGGCGCAAACCGGGGCCTGTTCGGCGCCGACGACGAAGTCGGGCGCCTCAACCTGATCACGGATGACATCCGACTGAAAGCGGCCGCCGAGATCAGGACCGGCCGGGCTTTCTGCCTCAGCTTGCCACTGGATCTCCCCGGCGGGACTGCGCTCAATCCGAACCGCAAGCCGCCGCGTCGTCATGTGGCGATACGCAAGCAGGGACTGCCGGCGGTGAACTATCCCCTATATCTGGAGAACACTCATTACATTGACGCGTCCTGCGATGACAGCGTGACACTATTCACACAATATTCGACGCAGTGGGACGCCCTTAGCCACATCGGGCAGCATTTCAACACCGACGATGACGGCACCGCTGAGATCGTCTATTATAATGGCTTCAGGGGCGGCACGGATGTTCTTGGACCCGATGCCGAAGGCGGAGCTCGCGCGCGCCGATTAGGCATCGACAAGTTCGCCGAGACCTGCGTCCAAGGTTGGGGCGTGCTGCTTGACCTAGGCAGGATCTATGGACGGGACCGAACCCTGGTCGGCTACGATGCCCTAGTGCGTGCTATGCAGACTCAGTCCGTTAAAGTCGAGGCGGGCGACATACTGTGCGTTCACACCGGATTCGCCAAACTTGTTGTCGACATGGACGGCAGCCCGGATCCGCGTGTTCTGCACAATGCCTGCGCCGTACTAGAGGGGCGGGACGACAGGCTGCTCCGGTGGATCGACGACTGCGGTATCGCCGCGCTGGTTGCCGACAACTTCGCGGTGGAGGCGTATCCGAATCGCGTACCGGACGGCTGCGACCACTGCGCCGGCCTGCCGCTGCACCAGCATTGTCTATTCAAGCTTGGCCTTGACGAGCTCTGGTATCTATCGGACTTGGCTGCGTGGCTAAGAGATCATAACCTTAGCCGGTTTTTCCTTACCGCTCCGCCTCTGCGCCTGCCCGGCTCGTTCGGCTTGCCGCTGACACCCGTCGCCACAGTGTAG
- a CDS encoding ABC transporter permease subunit, with protein sequence MLTLQKLTRASVVLTFPALCLLLLVFAIPIVQLFLNSINAPALSLVNYVTFFVHPANVRVLIQTIEVSIVATVICAIIGYPTAYLITAASKQVRSVLVILVLIPYLTSSLARTYAWVMILGDRGLINNLLLDLRVITSPLPLIYNRMAMYIGMVHIMLPIMILPLVSVMLGIDKSQVAAARSMGARPFSAFWRVFLPLSLPGLRSGALLVFILSLGFYITPAALGGLRDAMLSTFIAAEVQSSFNLGRIGAASFILLAIAMTVLAVLRLNPAGPKGNAASDRRNRFPAAGALVRHLTELGTLRRARRWNMHLYRAGDATHVWRFIGITVVIFTLLFLLFPGVVVIIVSFSAGTQLEFPPSGFSVQWYRSFFADPSWNGAALSSFEIAISVTIISTILGTLAAYGLSRSAPMLRNVLTLVLLAPITFPVIVVGIAAYLGLVSFGLVGSKTGIVLAHSIGAMSYVVVVVAATLANFDISLEQAAKSMRAGPFRTFMRVTLPLIRPGILGGAVFAFLHSFDEVVISLLVSGLSIRTLPLKMWENIRHEIDPTVAAVASLLMLLPVLWLVAMYFIWWRSRSRMQAASARMLAAV encoded by the coding sequence ATGTTGACTTTACAAAAGCTTACGCGGGCCTCTGTTGTGCTGACCTTTCCGGCGCTCTGCCTCCTGCTACTCGTCTTTGCCATACCGATCGTCCAGCTCTTCTTAAACAGCATCAACGCCCCCGCGCTCTCCCTCGTCAATTACGTGACGTTCTTCGTGCATCCTGCGAACGTTCGCGTCCTCATCCAGACCATCGAGGTAAGCATCGTAGCCACGGTCATCTGCGCTATCATCGGCTACCCGACGGCCTACCTGATCACGGCTGCTTCGAAGCAGGTCCGGTCTGTCTTGGTCATCCTCGTCCTGATCCCGTATCTCACGAGTTCGCTGGCCCGAACCTACGCCTGGGTCATGATCCTAGGTGACCGCGGCCTTATCAATAACCTGCTGCTCGATCTGCGCGTCATCACCAGTCCTCTGCCTCTGATTTACAACCGTATGGCCATGTATATCGGCATGGTCCACATCATGTTGCCGATCATGATCCTGCCGCTAGTGAGCGTGATGCTCGGCATCGATAAGTCGCAAGTGGCAGCCGCGCGCAGCATGGGCGCGCGTCCGTTCTCGGCCTTCTGGCGCGTGTTCTTACCGCTCAGTCTGCCCGGCTTACGCAGTGGTGCGTTGCTCGTCTTCATCCTGAGCCTCGGATTCTACATCACGCCCGCAGCCCTTGGTGGCCTGCGCGATGCCATGCTCTCGACTTTCATCGCGGCTGAGGTGCAAAGCTCATTCAATCTCGGCCGGATAGGGGCAGCGTCATTTATTCTCCTCGCGATCGCGATGACGGTGCTCGCCGTCCTCAGACTCAATCCGGCCGGCCCCAAAGGCAATGCTGCGTCGGATCGGCGAAACCGTTTTCCCGCAGCGGGGGCCTTGGTGCGACATCTCACTGAGCTCGGCACGCTTCGGCGGGCGCGTCGCTGGAACATGCATCTTTACCGCGCTGGCGACGCCACCCATGTGTGGAGGTTCATAGGGATCACGGTAGTCATATTCACCCTACTCTTTCTCCTCTTCCCGGGCGTGGTGGTGATCATCGTGTCTTTTAGCGCCGGAACGCAGTTGGAATTCCCTCCATCCGGCTTTTCCGTGCAATGGTATCGTTCGTTTTTTGCCGATCCGTCGTGGAACGGGGCCGCGCTGAGCAGTTTCGAAATTGCAATCTCGGTAACCATAATCTCGACCATACTCGGCACGCTGGCCGCCTATGGACTCAGTCGCAGCGCGCCAATGCTGCGCAACGTGCTCACGTTGGTCCTCCTAGCACCGATCACCTTTCCGGTGATCGTGGTCGGCATCGCAGCCTACCTTGGTCTGGTATCCTTCGGCCTAGTCGGATCGAAGACAGGCATCGTCTTGGCGCACAGCATTGGCGCTATGAGCTATGTCGTAGTTGTCGTCGCGGCAACGCTGGCCAACTTTGACATTAGTCTTGAGCAAGCCGCTAAGAGCATGCGGGCCGGGCCGTTCCGGACATTCATGAGGGTGACTCTGCCTTTGATCCGGCCAGGCATCCTCGGCGGGGCGGTTTTTGCGTTCCTCCATTCGTTCGACGAAGTGGTCATATCCTTGCTCGTCAGCGGTCTATCCATACGCACGCTTCCCTTAAAGATGTGGGAAAACATCCGGCATGAAATCGACCCCACCGTCGCCGCGGTGGCGTCGCTGCTGATGCTTCTGCCCGTGCTCTGGCTCGTCGCCATGTACTTCATCTGGTGGCGGTCAAGATCCAGAATGCAAGCTGCCTCAGCCCGCATGCTCGCCGCGGTCTGA
- a CDS encoding acetolactate synthase catalytic subunit: MTEIEPTVAVTIARALSRHGVKFIFGQSLPSAVILAAEEIGIRQIAYRQENMGGAMADGFARASGQVAVVTAQNGPAAALLVAPLAEALKASIPVVALIQEVERLQVDKNAFQELDHLALFASCAKWTRRIGTADRVDDYVDAAFVAAASGRPGPAVLLLPADLLRETAQPSAHKREACLSAWPLDRTRPSDASIAEAAFLIAKAHCPVVMAGGGALSTGAPSALANLQEFASLPVFTTNMGKGAVNEFHPLSFGVLGSLVGPTSLGRFTRSLVEDADLILQVGTRNNQNGTDSWRLIRPGTRIIQIDLDPQEIGRNYEAVRLVGDAAETLKALTQALKTQDLKARSQARPGLAERIADAWRQFETVRAPLLKQATAGIRPERVMAELQNLLQPEMIITADASYSSMWVVGHLRAPREGTRFLTPRGLAGLGWGLPLAIGAKVARPSAPVVALVGDGGFAHSWAELETMVRMGIPVTVVVLNNGILGFQKDAETVKFGAYTTACHFAAVDHAAIARACGCEGIRVEDAAALPEVLKRALVAERPTLIEVMTDPDAHPPISLFAGTLDH, encoded by the coding sequence ATGACAGAAATCGAACCTACCGTTGCCGTAACAATCGCTCGTGCGTTGTCGCGCCACGGCGTGAAGTTCATATTCGGTCAGAGCCTTCCTTCCGCCGTGATCCTCGCTGCGGAGGAAATCGGAATCCGTCAAATCGCCTACCGCCAGGAGAATATGGGTGGTGCGATGGCCGATGGTTTCGCGAGGGCCTCGGGACAGGTCGCGGTGGTCACCGCCCAGAACGGTCCAGCAGCGGCACTGCTCGTTGCACCGCTGGCCGAGGCCCTGAAGGCCAGCATCCCCGTGGTGGCTCTCATTCAGGAGGTAGAGCGACTGCAGGTGGATAAGAATGCCTTTCAGGAACTCGATCACCTGGCGCTTTTCGCATCCTGCGCCAAGTGGACGCGCCGTATTGGCACCGCGGATCGGGTTGACGACTACGTGGACGCCGCGTTCGTGGCTGCGGCGAGTGGCCGGCCGGGGCCTGCCGTCCTTTTACTGCCGGCTGACCTGCTCCGCGAGACAGCCCAGCCCAGCGCCCACAAGCGCGAGGCATGCCTCAGCGCCTGGCCCCTCGACCGGACCCGGCCGTCGGATGCCAGCATTGCCGAAGCGGCTTTCCTAATCGCGAAAGCCCATTGCCCGGTGGTCATGGCGGGTGGGGGCGCCCTTTCCACCGGCGCGCCATCGGCTCTGGCGAACCTTCAGGAATTTGCCTCGCTCCCTGTATTCACGACGAACATGGGGAAGGGTGCCGTCAATGAATTCCACCCCCTTTCATTCGGCGTGCTCGGATCCCTCGTAGGGCCAACATCGCTTGGCCGCTTCACGCGGAGCTTGGTCGAGGATGCCGACCTGATCCTGCAAGTTGGAACACGAAACAACCAGAACGGCACCGACAGCTGGCGCCTCATTCGTCCGGGTACAAGGATCATCCAGATCGACCTTGACCCGCAGGAGATCGGGCGCAACTACGAGGCAGTCCGCCTCGTCGGGGATGCAGCAGAAACCCTCAAAGCACTCACGCAGGCCCTCAAGACCCAAGATCTCAAGGCAAGGTCACAGGCGCGCCCCGGTCTGGCCGAGCGGATTGCCGATGCCTGGCGCCAGTTCGAGACGGTCAGGGCACCCCTTCTAAAGCAGGCAACCGCAGGGATCAGGCCAGAACGCGTGATGGCGGAACTGCAGAATCTGCTCCAGCCAGAGATGATCATCACTGCTGATGCAAGCTACTCATCGATGTGGGTCGTCGGTCATCTGCGAGCGCCACGGGAAGGGACGCGCTTCCTCACACCCCGTGGGCTCGCCGGGCTCGGATGGGGCCTTCCGCTCGCCATTGGAGCAAAAGTCGCGCGGCCTTCGGCACCTGTTGTGGCGCTTGTCGGGGACGGCGGCTTTGCCCATTCCTGGGCCGAATTGGAGACGATGGTCCGCATGGGAATTCCGGTGACGGTCGTCGTCCTGAACAACGGCATCCTCGGCTTCCAGAAGGACGCAGAAACCGTGAAGTTTGGGGCCTATACCACAGCCTGCCATTTTGCAGCGGTTGATCACGCGGCGATTGCGCGCGCCTGTGGCTGCGAAGGGATAAGAGTCGAGGACGCTGCGGCTCTGCCGGAGGTCCTCAAGCGAGCCCTCGTCGCCGAGCGGCCGACACTCATCGAGGTGATGACGGATCCCGATGCGCATCCTCCGATTTCGCTGTTTGCCGGGACCCTGGATCACTGA
- a CDS encoding M20 aminoacylase family protein — translation MYSVDTFRHLQEEATQWRRYLHQNPELGYEVHNTAKFVAEKLASFGINHIETGIAETGVVALIQGEGGEGPTIGLRADMDALPILEASNKAWSSRIPGKMHACGHDGHTAMLLAAAKHLAATRNFKGSAALIFQPAEEDGRGALKMVQEGIMERFNISQVYGLHNSPGTDIGQFAIREGGMMAALDEFDIIVKGRGGHAASPHRTVDPVVTAAQIIVALQTVVSRNTDPTDALVVSVTKFTASQAYNVIADQVEMGGTVRSLTSAVRDLAQRQIRLCAEGVAHGMGAEIEFRHRRLEPLTFNHTAGTHFAITAARGLVGHDAVNDNVKPSMGSEDFAYMLEARPGAIILLGNGSTPGLHNPAYDFDDEAIPYGVGYWVTLVEKILAA, via the coding sequence ATGTACAGCGTCGACACTTTCCGACATCTCCAGGAAGAAGCCACGCAATGGCGCCGCTACCTGCACCAGAATCCGGAACTGGGATACGAGGTGCACAATACGGCGAAGTTCGTTGCTGAGAAGCTGGCCTCCTTCGGTATCAATCACATCGAGACGGGCATCGCCGAGACCGGCGTGGTTGCCCTGATCCAGGGTGAGGGCGGGGAGGGGCCGACGATCGGACTGCGCGCCGATATGGATGCCCTGCCGATCCTGGAAGCGTCGAACAAGGCCTGGTCCTCGCGGATACCCGGCAAGATGCACGCGTGCGGCCATGACGGCCACACCGCGATGCTATTGGCGGCTGCAAAACACCTCGCCGCGACGCGCAACTTCAAAGGCTCAGCGGCTTTGATCTTCCAGCCCGCCGAGGAAGATGGACGAGGTGCTTTGAAGATGGTCCAGGAAGGAATCATGGAGCGCTTCAACATCTCCCAGGTCTACGGCCTGCACAACTCACCCGGCACTGACATTGGCCAGTTCGCCATCCGGGAGGGCGGTATGATGGCGGCGCTTGACGAGTTTGACATCATCGTCAAGGGGAGGGGCGGGCATGCAGCTTCGCCCCACAGGACTGTCGACCCTGTGGTCACCGCCGCACAAATCATCGTTGCCCTCCAGACCGTGGTGTCCCGCAACACCGACCCCACTGACGCCCTCGTCGTTTCTGTCACGAAGTTCACGGCGAGCCAAGCCTACAACGTCATCGCGGACCAGGTCGAAATGGGTGGGACTGTCAGGAGTCTGACCTCCGCCGTGCGCGATCTGGCGCAGCGGCAGATCAGGTTATGCGCCGAGGGCGTGGCCCACGGGATGGGCGCGGAAATTGAGTTCAGGCATCGGCGGCTCGAACCCCTTACATTCAATCACACGGCCGGAACACATTTCGCGATCACCGCAGCCCGCGGCCTCGTGGGCCATGACGCCGTAAACGACAACGTCAAGCCTTCGATGGGATCCGAAGACTTTGCCTACATGCTGGAAGCGCGGCCGGGCGCGATCATCCTCTTGGGGAACGGCTCGACGCCGGGCTTGCACAATCCCGCTTACGATTTCGACGACGAGGCGATCCCGTATGGCGTGGGCTATTGGGTAACCCTCGTCGAGAAGATTCTGGCGGCCTGA
- a CDS encoding SDR family NAD(P)-dependent oxidoreductase, whose translation MDQVSHATAFAGKVALVTGAARGIGLSIATRFLNAGANVVLADLSESDLNASISTLSSDCTGRALAVRVDVSTDADVTRMVQATSARFGRVDILVNNAGISPKHGGRKATVEEMLAVEWRQVLEVNLTGAFLCCRACLPHMRAAKWGRIINIASVAGRTKTEIAGAHYAASKAGMMALARTLAVEVGSANITVNSIAPGRIETPMAAAAGAELNQAYVASIPVGRLGTGDDIAAAVAYLASEDAAFLTGVTLDVNGGSFMI comes from the coding sequence GTGGACCAGGTTTCGCACGCGACCGCATTCGCCGGCAAGGTGGCTCTGGTGACAGGCGCCGCGCGGGGCATCGGACTTTCGATCGCCACCCGGTTTCTCAACGCCGGCGCCAATGTTGTGCTGGCGGACCTCTCCGAGAGTGACCTGAACGCCAGCATTTCGACCCTGTCTTCGGACTGTACTGGGCGGGCCTTGGCGGTGCGCGTTGATGTGTCCACAGACGCTGATGTCACGCGAATGGTCCAGGCTACATCGGCTCGATTCGGGCGGGTCGACATCCTGGTCAACAACGCGGGAATCTCTCCGAAACACGGCGGACGGAAGGCAACGGTTGAGGAGATGCTCGCCGTGGAGTGGCGTCAGGTTCTCGAAGTAAATCTGACAGGCGCCTTCCTCTGCTGCCGGGCTTGTCTTCCCCACATGCGGGCGGCGAAATGGGGCCGGATCATCAACATCGCATCGGTGGCCGGCCGAACGAAAACCGAGATTGCAGGAGCACACTATGCCGCGTCAAAGGCCGGCATGATGGCCCTTGCCCGCACCCTTGCGGTTGAAGTCGGCTCAGCGAACATCACGGTGAATTCCATTGCGCCGGGTCGCATCGAAACTCCGATGGCTGCCGCGGCTGGTGCCGAACTTAACCAGGCCTACGTCGCCAGCATTCCTGTCGGCCGACTGGGCACCGGTGACGACATCGCCGCTGCGGTCGCCTACCTGGCATCTGAAGACGCTGCCTTCCTCACGGGTGTCACGCTCGACGTTAACGGCGGCTCATTCATGATCTGA